The Paracoccus albus region GATCGGTTTCTACTACAAGAAGCCGTCGGCGAACGCTGCCGCGATGAAGGCTTTCATTGTTAACCGGGTAGGGGACTTTGGTTTCCTGCTGGGGATTTTCGCGCTGTGGTGGCTGACCCGCTCGATCTATTTCGACGAGATTTTCGCGCAGGTTCCCGAAGTCGCAGAAACAACGGTCCATTTCCTTTGGACCGACTGGAATGCGGCAAACCTGGTTGGTGTGCTGCTGTTCATCGGCGCGATGGGTAAATCGGCGCAGCTTCTGCTCCACACATGGCTCCCCGACGCGATGGAGGGCCCGACACCTGTTTCGGCGCTGATCCACGCGGCAACGATGGTTACGGCTGGCGTATTCCTCGTCTGCCGCATGTCGCCACTTTACGAATTTGCGCCCTCTGCGTCGCTTTTCATCACGATCATCGGTGCCTGCACAGCGTTCTTCGCGGCAACCGTGGGGCTGGTGCAGAACGACATCAAACGGGTTATCGCCTATTCGACCTGCTCACAGCTGGGCTATATGTTCGTGGCCGCGGGTGTTGGTGTCTATTCAGCCGCCATGTTCCACCTGCTGACCCACGCCTTCTTCAAGGCTATGCTGTTCCTTGGTGCGGGCTCGGTGATTCACGCGATGCATCATGAGCAGGACATGCGCAATTACGGTGCACTGCGCAAAAAAATCCCGCTGACCTTCTGGGCGATGATGATCGGAACGCTGGCTATTACGGGTGTGGGTATTCCGCTGACCCATTTCGGTTTCGCGGGTTTCCTGTCGAAAGACGCCATCATCGAAAGCGCATGGGTCGGCAACGGCTTTGCCTTCTGGGCATTGGTGATCGCGGCCGGGATGACCAGCTTCTATAGTTGGCGCCTGATGTTCATGACTTTCTTTGGCACCGAACGCGGTGACCATCACGCGCATGAGCACGCACATGAATCTCCGCCCGTCATGACGATCCCGCTTGGCGTTCTGGCCATCGGCGCGATTTTCTCGGGCATGGTCTGGTATGGGGACTTCTTCGGCGACCGGATCAATCAGTTCTTCCATATCGGTGGGGCCGAGTCGCATGAAGCGGCTGAGGGCGAGCATGGGGAGGCCGAGCCTGCCGGGCACGCCAGTGACGCACAAGCGGGTGGCGAAGCCGTTGCGACCGAAGCCTCAGCACAAGGCGAACATGCCCCCGCCGCCGCCGCAGAGGCGGAACATGCCGAGGGTGGGCTGAACACCGATGTGCCGGCCCCGGTTGGTGGTGCGATCTACATGCATCCCGACAACCACGTGATCCATGAAGCCCATGAAGCGCCGAAATGGGTCAAGGTTTCGCCCTTCATCGCGATGCTGATCGGTCTGTTCACCGCCTGGATGATGTATATCCGCCATCCCGAAGCCCCGGCGAAGCTGGCCGCAACGCAGCGCCCGCTTTACAACTTCCTGCTCAACAAGTGGTATTTCGACGAGATCTACGACCGTGTTTTCGTCCGGCCCGCCCGCTGGCTGGGTCGCGTACTTTGGACGGAAGGCGATGGCAGGGTTATCGACGGCAGCATCAATGGTGTGACGATGGGGCTTATCCCGCGACTGGCGCGCTTTGCTGGCCGGTTGCAATCGGGCTACATCTTCCATTATGCGCTCGCCATGGTGGCAGGTATCCTTGGCCTGCTGATCTGGGTGATGATGCGCGGGAGCATGTAAGATGACCAATATTCTCTCGATTATCACCTTCCTGCCGATCGTTGCTGCCCTGATCCTTGCAGTTTTTCTGCGTGGCGATGACGAATCCTCGCGGCGCAATGCGAAATGGCTGGCGCTGATCGCCACTTCCGCGACCTTCGTGATCTCGCTTTACGTTCTGTTCGGCTTCGATCCGGCCAATACCGGCTTCCAGTTCGTCGAGGATCGGAACTGGATCATGGGGCTGCGCTACAAGCTGGGCGTTGACGGCATTTCGGTCCTGTTTGTCATGCTGACCACCTTCCTGATGCCGATCACCATCCTGTCGACATGGGAGGTGCAAAGCCGCGTCAAGGAATACATGATTGCCTTTCTTGTACTGGAAGGGCTGATGATCGGCGTGTTTGTCGCGCTCGATCTGGTGCTGTTCTATCTGTTCTTCGAAGCCGGTCTGATCCCGATGTTCCTGATCATCGGGATCTGGGGCGGGCAGAACCGAATCTACGCGGCATTCAAGTTTTTCCTTTATACGTTCCTTGGCTCGGTCCTGATGCTTGTGGCGATGGTCACGATGTATCGCGCCGCCGGCACGACCGATATCGCCCAGCTTCTGGAATTCGATTTCTCGTCCGAGCCGATGCATTTCCTGGGCTGGACGATCTTCGGCGGATTGCAGACGCTGCTGTTTTTGGCCTTCTTCGCAAGCTTTGCGGTCAAAATGCCGATGTGGCCGGTGCATACCTGGCTGCCGGATGCGCACGTTCAGGCCCCCACGGCCGGGTCGGTGGTGCTGGCCGCTGTGCTGTTGAAAATGGGCGGCTACGGCTTCCTGCGCTTTTCGCTGCCAATGTTCCCGGTCGCCTCTGACATCTTTCAGCCGGTGGTGTTCTGGCTGTCAGCCATCGCCATTGTCTATACCTCGCTGGTGGCATTGGCGCAGTCGGACATGAAGAAGCTGATCGCCTATTCTTCCGTAGCGCATATGGGCTACGTAACGATGGGTGCGTTTGCCGCCAATCAGGCAGGCATTAACGGCGCCATTTTCCAGATGCTGTCGCACGGTTTCATTTCCGGGGCGCTGTTCCTGTGTGTTGGCGTGATCTACGACCGGATGCACACACGCGAAATCGACGCCTATGGCGGTCTGGTTAACCGCATGCCGAAATATGCGCTGATTTTCATTTTCTTCACGATGGCCAATGTCGGCGTTCCCGGCACTTCTGGCTTCGTCGGTGAGTTCCTGACACTCCTTGGCACGTTCAGGGCAAACACCTGGGTCGCAACCGTGGCGGCCACTGGCGTTATCCTGTCGGCTGCCTATGCGCTGTGGCTATATCGCCGGGTCACGCTTGGATCGCTGATCAAGGAAAGCCTGAAGACAATCACCGATATGACCCCGCGAGAGCGTTGGATCTTTGTGCCGCTCGTGGTCATGACATTGTGGCTGGGGATTTATCCGCGCGCGGTGATAGACATTACCGGCCCAAGCGTCGAGGCATTGGTGAACAACTACGCTGCCGCGACGGAAGACCTGGCTGCCGATCCTGCTGCGTATCGCATGGTCGAGGCCACACCTGCGGCAGAAGCCGCCACGGCAGAGCACTGAGAGGACCGTCATGACTTCGCTTGATTTCACGATCATCATGCCGGAAATCCTATTGGCGGCTTATGCCATGCTGGCACTGCTCGCCGGGGCCTATTTCGGCAAGGATGCGATTGCGCGGCCCATTCTGTGGGCCACGGTCGCGGTCCTGCTGGCGCTCGCCTTCTATGTAGAGGTCGGCGTCGCGCCCGAGGGCGAAGCCTTCTACGGCATGTTCATCTCTGACGCATTCTCGCGCTTCTCGAAGATCGTCATCCTGCTTTCCGCCGCCGCGGTCGTCGCCATGAGCGCCGATTACATGGAGCGGCGCGGGATGCTGCGTTTCGAATTTCCGATCCTGATCGCCCTGTCCGTGACGGGGATGATGATCATGGTCTCTGCCGGTGATCTGCTGTCGCTTTATCTTGGGCTGGAGCTGCAATCGCTGGCGCTTTATGTGGTGGCGGCAATGCGCCGCGAATCCTCGCGTTCGTCCGAGGCGGGGCTGAAATATTTCGTTCTCGGCTCTCTCAGCTCTGGGATGCTGCTCTATGGTGCGTCGCTGATCTATGGCTTTGCGGGTACAACAAGCTTTGCCGGGATCATCAATGTTGTGCATGGCGGTACGCTGCCTGTTGGGCTGCTGTTCGGTATGGTCTTTGTGATGGTCGGTCTGGCATTCAAGGTTTCGGCGGTTCCGTTCCACATGTGGACGCCGGATGTCTACGAAGGCTCCCCCACGCCGGTGACGGCATTCTTCGCCTCGGCACCCAAGGTTGCCGCGATGGCACTGCTGGCGCGCGTGCTGGTCGATGCGTTTGGTCAGGTGCCGGGCGATTGGGGACAGATCCTTGCGGTGCTGGCGGTACTGTCGATGTTCCTTGGTTCCATCGCCGGCATCCGTCAGACGAATATCAAGCGTCTGATGGCCTATTCCTCGATCGCGCATATGGGCTTTGCGCTGATGGGGCTGGCTGCGGGTACCGCGCTTGGCGTGCAGTCTATGCTGCTTTACATGGCGATTTATGCGGTGATGAATGTTGGCGTTTTTGCATGGATCATGTCGCTGGAGCGGGATGGAGAGCCGGTGACCGATCTGGCCAGCCTGCATCAATTCGCGAATGGAGAGCCGGTGAAGGCCTTTGCCGTGATGATCCTGCTGTTCAGCCTTGCGGGTGTGCCACCGATGCTGGGCTTCTTCGCGAAGCTGGGCGTGCTGAATGCGGCTGTGGATGGCGGTATGACATGGCTGGCGGTTGCGGGCGTTATCGCATCTGTTATCGGCGCGTTCTATTATCTGCGCATCGTCTACTACATGTATTTCGGTACCGATATTGAACCCGTCGGCAGCCGTATGGCACCAGTATCCGTGGTCATGCTTGTGGCTTCGGCAGCAATCGTTCTGCTGGGTGCTATCACCACATTCGGGGTGGATCGTGCGGCTGGCCGTGCGGCTGATGCGCTGATGTTAAGTGAGGGTGTCGTCGTCGAACAAGCGGCTGCGCCCGCTGCGCAACACGGTGGCTGATCAACATCCCTGGCCTGAGGGCGTTGCGCGGCATGTCCTGCCGCGCAGCCCATCCACCAATGCCGAAGCGCTGCGCATGGCCCCGAAGCTTGCCGGCCAGGCATGGATAATCACGCATGACCAGTTTCAGGGACGCGGTCGCCGTGGTCGTGACTGGGCTATGCCGAAAGGGAACTTCGCGGGTTCTCTGGTCTTGCGGCCGAAAGGCGGCGCCTCCAACGCAGCACTTTATAGTTTTGTTGCTGCATTGGCGCTTTATGATGCGCTTGGCCTGGCCGCTGGGCCATCGGCGCGTCTGGCGCTGAAATGGCCGAATGACGTCTTGTTGAACGGTGGCAAGGTCGCCGGAATTCTTTTGGAAAGTACGGGGCAGGGCGGCGAGGTCGCGGCACTCGCCATCGGGATCGGCGTGAACCTTTTTTCGGCCCCTCCGACCGATCCCGAGGCCGCATTTGCGCCGGTGAGCCTGCGCGAGGAAACCGGGATAACGGTCGGTGCAGAAGAGTTTCTCGATTTGCTGGCACCCAGCTTCTCGGCGTGGGAGCGACGCTTCCTGACCGAAGGTTTCGTCCCCATCCGCGATGCTTTTCTTGCCCGCGCCGCACGACTTGGTGAAACGATAAAGGCGCGGACAGGGACGGCTGAATTCGTCGGACGGTTTGACGGGATCGACGAAGCCGGATCGCTTATTCTGAGCACTGCCTCCGGACGCCAACTTATTCCTGCTGCGGATGTATTCTTCTGATGCTGCTTTGTATTGACACCGGAAATACCAACACGGTCTTCTCGATCTGGGATGGCGAAAAGTTTCTGTCGCATTGGCGCATCGCCACCGATCACAAGCGGACCGCGGATGAGTATTATGTCTGGCTGCAGACGCTGATCTCGCTGACCCATTTCGAACTGGATATTGATCGTTGCATTATCTCTTCGACGGTTCCGCGTGTCGTGTTCAATCTGCGCGTGCTTTGTAACCGCTATTTCAACACGCGCCCGCTGGTGGTCGGCAAGCCTGACTGCCTGCTTCCGGCAGAACCCCGTGTCGATTCCGGTGCCACCGTCGGGCCCGACCGAATTGTCAACACATGGGCCGCGCATGAGCGCCTCGGCGGTGATGTGATCGTCGTCGACTTTGGAACCGCCACGACCTTTGACGTCGCGGCGGACGATGGCGCCTATGTCGGCGGTGTGATTGCGCCCGGTGTTAACCTTAGCCTGGAGGCGCTGCATATGGGCGCGGCATCTTTGCCGCATGTTGATGTCACCAAGCCCGCGCGCGTGATCGGCACGAATACGATCGCCTGTATCCAGTCAGGAATCTTTTGGGGCTATATTGGTCTGGTCGAGGGCATCATCGGCCAGATACGCAACGAACAGGACAGGCCGATGAAGGTTATTGCAACCGGCGGCCTTGCTCCGTTGTTTGAACAGGGAACGGATGTTTTCGACAGCATCGAAGACGATCTGACCGTCCACGGGCTGCGGCTCATCTACGATTATAACAAGGAGGCGGGGAATGTCTGACCGGCTGATCTATCTGCCGCTTGGCGGCGCAGGCGAAATTGGCATGAACGCCTATGTCTATGGATATGGGCCAAAAGGTAAGGAACGCCTCATCGTCGTCGATCTGGGTGTAACCTTCGGCGACATGGACACGACACCGGGTGTCGATCTGATTATGGCCGATACGGCGTGGCTGCAGGCCAACAAGGACCGGATCGAGGCGATATTTATCACCCACGCGCATGAGGACCACGTCGGTGCGCTTGGTCTGCTGTGGGACCGCTTGGAAAAGCCGGTTCACTGCCGGAAGTTCACCGGCACGTTGGCGAAGATGAAGCTGGAAGAACGTGGCCTTTCGCCTGATGCCGTGCGCATCCACGAACCACGGCCCGATGTCGTCGAGGCTGGGCCGTTCAAAGTCCAGTTCGTGCCGATCAGCCACTCGATCCCCGAAAGCTCCGCGCTGATCATTGATACGCCTGCCGGTCGGATCGTGCATAGCGGCGATTTCAAACTGGACGGAACGCCGGTTGTCGGCGAAGCCTTCGATCCCATTCTGTGGCACGAGATTGCCGGCGAAGCGGGCGGCATAAAGGTTCTGGCCTGCGATTCCACCAATGTGTTCAACCTGCATCCCGGCCGGTCAGAGGCGCTGCTGGCGAACCCTCTGCTGGACTTCGTTATGGCGCAACCGAATCTCGTCGCTGCGACAACGTTCGCCTCCAATGTCGCGCGCCTGAAATCGCTGGCCGAGGCAGGCGTGGCGGCAGGCCGGAAGATCTGTCTGCTTGGCCGTTCGATGCGCCGGATGACACAGGTTGCGCAGGAAACCGGTGTTGTGTCCGACTTTCCGAACACGATCAGCCCTGAAGAGGCGGCAGAACTGCCCCGAAATGAGGTCATGCTGATCGTCACCGGCAGTCAGGGCGAACGCCGCGCGGCCTCCGCCCAACTCGCGCGCGGTTCCTATCTTGGTATCCGCCTGCAAGAGGGTGACAGCTTCCTGTTCAGCTCCAGCGTCATTCCGGGGAACGAGCGAGGCGTGATCCGCATCATGAACCAGTTTTCTGAAATTGGTGTCGATGTGTTTGACGGGCAGGACGGGACATTCCACGTCTCCGGCCACGCCAACCGGCCCGATCTGGAGGCGGTGCACGATCTGCTGAAGCCTGCAATTCTGCTGCCAATGCATGGCGAACACATGCATTTGCGCGAACACGCGGAAATCGGGCGAGAGAAGGGCATTGCCTCAATCGTCGCGACGAATGGTGCTGTGGTGGATATCACGGGCGACAGGCCCGAGATCGTCGACAACGTCGAAGCGGGACGAATCTATCTTGACGGGTCCGTTCTGATAGGCGCGTTTGACGGCGTGATCCGCGACCGGATCCGCATGGCACTGAACGGTCATGTCACAGTCAGCGTGATCGTTGATGAAGAGGACAATCCCTTCCCGGACGCCTGGGTCGAACCGATGGGCCTGGCAGAACGCGGGCGCTCCAACCAGCCGGTTGCCGAGCAGATCGAGTCTGAACTGGCCGAATTCCTGGAGCGTGCAGATGCCAAGACCGTTGCGGATGACAAAAAGATCGAGGACGCGGTGCGCAAGATTACCCGTCAGGTCACCATGGAAGAAATCGGCAAAAAGCCAGAGGTTACGGTCATCATAAGCCGACTGGCGCCTTGATCGCTGAATGGCGCAGCAGTTAGGCTCGGCAGCCTTAGACACGTCTTGGAGGCGGACGCGATGACTGCGACGGCATATCTGGCGGTCATCGCTCTTGCTCTGACCATGTTCGCCACGGGTCTTGGTCTGCGTGGCAGGGACTTGCAGCGCGTCGCCAAGATGCCCGGTTCAACGGTGCTTGGCCTTGCGCTGCAGTCGCTGCTGATGCCGATTTTCGTTGCGATGCTTGCCAAGGCTATCGTCCCCGCGTCGTCAGAGGGATTTGGCCTCGTCCTTGTTGCTTTGGCACCGGCCACTGTAAGCAGCCATGTTTTCGTAGGGCTTGCAGGCGGGAATTTGGGTCTGGCGCGGACCTTGACGCTGTGTTCGTCCTTCACGTCGCTGATCGCGTTCTTCTCTTTAGGTTTGGATCAGCTCTTCCCGGGGCTGGTGCAACTTATTCTGCTGGCTTATGTGATACCATTGTTGCTGGGGCTTGCATTGCCGCTTTTGCAAGCCAATCTGGCGCAGGCCATGGAGCGCCGGATGATGGTCTACGCCTCTGCGCTGACGGGGCTGACGGTTTTGGCGACGCTGTGGTCATGGTTTGAATGGGGTCACATTTCGCTGTTCTTCCTTTCGCTGACCATCGCATTCTGCTGCGGCCTGTTCGCATGGGGTGCGGGTCGAATGTTGGGTGCCGCGAAGGGCGAGGCGATAGGCTTGTCGCTGCTTATGCAGAACTTTGCGCTTCCTCTTGCAATAACTTGGGTCGCGGACGCGCAGAAAATGACTGTCGCGCCTGCGCTCTACGCCATTGCGATGTATCTGGCATCCTTCGTGCTTATCGCTGTGTGGCGCCGTTTCCGCTGATCTTCGCGGCTTGACGGATGCGACGCGGCTTGCCACATGCTGCGCCCATGTCTGACAAGCCCTTCGATCCGAATCCGACCCACCGCAATTTCTACGGCCGACGCCATGGCAAGACCCTGCGTCGTAGCCAGAAGGGCTATCTGGCCGAGGATCTGGGGCCGTTGCAGCCCACCGGGATTACGCTTCAGGACAACCCTGACCGCACGCCAATCGACCCCGCCGCGATTTTCGGTGACGACCGCCCGATCTGGCTGGAGGTCGGCTTCGGCGGGGGCGAACATATGGTCCATATGGCCGCAACCTATCCGCAGATGGGCATCATCGGGTGTGAACCCTTCATCAACGGCGTGGCCATGCTGGTGGGAAAGATCAAGTCCGCTGGGGTGGAGAATGTCAGCGTGCATCCCGGCGATGCGCGCGATCTGATGGATGTGCTGCCCGATGGCTCGATCTCAAAGGCGTTTCTGAACTATCCCGATCCATGGCCCAAGACACGGCATCATCGCCGGCGTTTTGTCACGCCAGAGCATTTGCTGCCGTTGCACCGGGTCATGGCACCGGGGGCAGAGTTCCGCGTCGCCACGGATATTCCATCATATGTCCGCCAGACGCTGGAAGAGGTGCCGAAAGCAGGTTTCCAACTTGAAAGCCTGCGTGCCGTCGCTTGGCCGGACTGGCTGTCTACCCGCTATGAACAAAAGGCGCTGCGCGAGCAGCGGACACCGACCTATATGTCGTTCAGGCGGGTTTGACGGGCAGTATTAGGCCAAGCGCGACTGCCTTTCCGGTCGGAAAACGCGACGCTTGCTGGAAGATCGCGCGAATCAGGATGCCTCGCGTTCGGCTCGCTTGGCGTCATCCCACAGACCATCCATTTCCGCTAAGTTCGATTCATCCGGGCGTCGGCCCTGCGCTTGAAGCTGCGCCTCGATAAAGCGGAAACGGCGGGTAAATTTGGCATTGGCGCCCCGTAGCGCTTCTTCGGGGTCGATATCCAGATGGCGGGCGAGGTTGGCGACCACGAACAGCAGGTCGCCGAATTCCTCGGTCAGATGGTCGTGATCAGCGCTTTCTCGGGCCTCGACCAATTCGGCAGTTTCCTCGGCAATCTTGTCCAGCACATGTTCCGCGCCCGGCCAATCGAATCCGACGCGGGCGGCGCGGTTTTGCAGCTTCACCGCGCGCGTAAGTGCCGGAAGACCCAGGGCGACCCCGTCCAACACGCCCTTTTCGGCCTTGGCAGCACGCTCGGCCGCTTTGATCGTTTCCCAATCCTTAACCTGCTGGGCCGCTGATTTGTCACGCGATTCGTCGCCAAAGACATGCGGGTGCCGGTCAATCAGCTTGTCAGATATCTTTGCGGCCACGTCTGCAAAGTCGAACATGCCCTTTTCGCTGGCCATCTGAGCGTGAAAAACGACCTGCAACAGCAGATCGCCCAACTCTGCGGGGAATTCGTCCCATGCTTCGCGTGCGATGGCATCGGCCACCTCATAGGCCTCTTCGATTGTGTAGGGAGAGATTGAGGCAAAATCCTGTTCGATGTCCCACGGACATCCCGATTCAGGGTCGCGAAGCGCCGCCATAATGTCGATCAGGCGCGTGATTTCGTCCTGATTCCGGTCGGTTGACCCTTGCTTCAGGGCGGCACTGTCAGACATGGCGATCTCCTTCGCGATCAGGGGTGCCATAGCGGACGGGGCAAGTCCACCATGCACAGCAGCCGCAGATCAAGTAACAGATTTGGCAGCTTTCTTGCCATTGACGCTTGTGAAGATTAGGTTGCGCGGCAATTCAGGGCTTTCTGGCCCCACTCCTTCTGACCTGACCTTCCGAAAGGACCGCCGATGTTCGTTTCTCCTGCCTATGCGCAAGCCGCCGGTGGCGCCGGCGGTGCGGCCGCTATTACGCAGTTTATCCCGCTGATTCTGATCTTCGTGATCATGTATTTCCTGATCCTGCGCCCGCAGCAAAAGCGCATGAAGGAACATAAAAACATGGTTGCGGCGCTGAAGCGGGGCGATCAGGTCATCACCCAGGGGGGGCTGATCGGCAAGGTGACCGATGTCAAGGAAGGTGAAGTCACCGTCGAAATCGCGCAGGGCGTCAAGGTCCGCGTTGTTCGCGCCACGATTTCGCAGGTCCTGAACGCGACCACCCCTGCCGCCGCAAATTCCTGAGGGCTTTTTAAGGCTTTTCCGACATGCTGGATATTCCGCTTTGGAAACGCGTCCTGATTCTGGGCGTGGTGGCAATCGGCCTGATCTGGGCCTTGCCGAACTTCTTCTATGGCCGTGTAGAGGCCCATAACGACGCGGTTGCCGCATCCGAAGCAGCGGGCTTTGTCAGTGATGAACAGCAGGCGGCCATAGATGCATGGCCGAACTGGATGCCGAACGGATTGGTCAACCTTGGTCTCGACCTGCGCGGCGGTGCCCATCTGCTGGCGGAGGTGAACGTTGCGGAAGTCTACAAATCCCGCATGGATGCCCTCTGGCCGGAACTGCGCCGGGTGCTGGCAGAGCAGCGCGACACCATCGGTGCCGTGCGCCGCGTGCCGGGTCCCGAAGACGAGTTGCATGTCGAAATCGAGAATGCAGATCAAATGGCAGCGGCGGTCGCTGCTGCGCGCACTCTTGCGACGCCTGTCGTCTCTCTCAGCGGTGCGGGGCAGAACGATATCGAGATTTCTGCTTCGGGCAATCAGTTGCAGATCAATCTGTCGGATGCCGAAAAAACCGCGACTGATGACCGAACCGTTCAGCAATCGCTGGAAATCGTTCGCCGCCGCGTCGATGAGGTCGGCACACGAGAGCCGACGATCCAGCGTCAGGGTGCGGACCGTATTCTGATTCAGGTGCCGGGCATCGGGTCTGCCGCTGAACTGAAAGAACTGATCGGGACGACCGCGAAGCTGACATTCAACCCCGTGATCAGCCGGACGACGGATGCGAATGCCGCGCCCGGTGTCGGCAATGCGCTTCTGCCCTCGATTGATGAAGAGGGCGTGTTCTACATTGTCGAGGATAGCCCCGTTGTAACAGGTGAAGAGCTGACGAATGCCCAACCCGGCTTCGACCAGAACAGCCAGCCTGCGGTGAACTTCAACTTCAACCCGTCGGGCGCACGCAAATTCGGCGCATACACCGCCGCCAATATCGGCCAGCCCTTCGCGATTGTGCTGGATGATGAGGTGATCTCTGCCCCGGTCATCCGTGACGCGATCACGACCGGTGCTGGCCAGATTTCCGGTTCCATGGATGTCGCCAGTTCCACCCAGCTTGCGGTCCTGCTGCGCGCCGGTGCGCTTCCGGCGGAACTCACGTTTCTTGAGGAACGCACCATCGGACCGGAACTGGGACAGGACAGCATCGATGCGGGCAAGGTTGCCTCTGCGGTGGGCTTTGTCGCTGTCATCGTGTTGATGATTGCCAGCTATAGGCTGTTCGGCGTGTTTGCCGCGATTGCGCTGACGCTGAATATCGGGCTGATCTTTGGTATCCTGTCCCTGATCGGCGCCACGCTGACGCTGCCTGGTATCGCCGGTATTGTGTTGACCATCGGTATGGCGGTTGATGCCAATGTTCTGGTTTTCGAACGTATCCGCGAAGAGCTGAAGCGTGCCAAAGGACCGGCACGGGCGATCGAGCAGGGCTACCGTCACGCGATGTCGGCCATTGTCGATGCCAACGTGACCACTCTGATTATCGCGGCGATCCTGTTTATGATGGGCTCTGGCCCGGTCAAGGGCTTTGCCGTCACGCTGGCCATCGGTATCGTGACATCCGTCTTTACGGCGCTTTGGGTGACGCGTCTGATGATGGTGATCTGGTTTGATCGCGCTCGCCCCAAGACGATAGAGGTTTGATATGGCTTGGCGACTGAAACTCGTACCTGACGAGACGAAGATCGATTTCTTCCGGTTGCAGACCTATACCTTCGGTCTGTCGGGGATTCTGGTCGTGGCTTCGCTGATTTGCCTGTTCGTGATGGGTTTGAACTTCGGCATCGATTTCCGTGGTGGAACAACCATCCGGACCGAGGCGACGCAGCCTGTCGATGTCGGTGCCTATCGCGATGCAATTGCGCCGCTGAATCTTGGCGATGTTGCAATCAGCGAAGTTTTCGATCCGACCTTCGGGCCGGAAGAACATGTGGCCCAGATCCGCATTCAGGCGCAGGAAGGGTCAGAATCCGTCAGCCCTGAAACCATCACCCGGGTCGAAGCTGCG contains the following coding sequences:
- the nuoL gene encoding NADH-quinone oxidoreductase subunit L, with the protein product MEKFILFGPLVGSLIAGFGWRIIGEKAAQILTTGILFLACLMSWIVFIGFDGVTQHIPVFDWIVSGDFVSRWSIRLDRLTAIMLIVVTTVSALVHLYSMGYMAHDDNWTEGEHYKARFFAYLSFFTFAMLMLVTADNLLQMFFGWEGVGVASYLLIGFYYKKPSANAAAMKAFIVNRVGDFGFLLGIFALWWLTRSIYFDEIFAQVPEVAETTVHFLWTDWNAANLVGVLLFIGAMGKSAQLLLHTWLPDAMEGPTPVSALIHAATMVTAGVFLVCRMSPLYEFAPSASLFITIIGACTAFFAATVGLVQNDIKRVIAYSTCSQLGYMFVAAGVGVYSAAMFHLLTHAFFKAMLFLGAGSVIHAMHHEQDMRNYGALRKKIPLTFWAMMIGTLAITGVGIPLTHFGFAGFLSKDAIIESAWVGNGFAFWALVIAAGMTSFYSWRLMFMTFFGTERGDHHAHEHAHESPPVMTIPLGVLAIGAIFSGMVWYGDFFGDRINQFFHIGGAESHEAAEGEHGEAEPAGHASDAQAGGEAVATEASAQGEHAPAAAAEAEHAEGGLNTDVPAPVGGAIYMHPDNHVIHEAHEAPKWVKVSPFIAMLIGLFTAWMMYIRHPEAPAKLAATQRPLYNFLLNKWYFDEIYDRVFVRPARWLGRVLWTEGDGRVIDGSINGVTMGLIPRLARFAGRLQSGYIFHYALAMVAGILGLLIWVMMRGSM
- a CDS encoding NADH-quinone oxidoreductase subunit M codes for the protein MTNILSIITFLPIVAALILAVFLRGDDESSRRNAKWLALIATSATFVISLYVLFGFDPANTGFQFVEDRNWIMGLRYKLGVDGISVLFVMLTTFLMPITILSTWEVQSRVKEYMIAFLVLEGLMIGVFVALDLVLFYLFFEAGLIPMFLIIGIWGGQNRIYAAFKFFLYTFLGSVLMLVAMVTMYRAAGTTDIAQLLEFDFSSEPMHFLGWTIFGGLQTLLFLAFFASFAVKMPMWPVHTWLPDAHVQAPTAGSVVLAAVLLKMGGYGFLRFSLPMFPVASDIFQPVVFWLSAIAIVYTSLVALAQSDMKKLIAYSSVAHMGYVTMGAFAANQAGINGAIFQMLSHGFISGALFLCVGVIYDRMHTREIDAYGGLVNRMPKYALIFIFFTMANVGVPGTSGFVGEFLTLLGTFRANTWVATVAATGVILSAAYALWLYRRVTLGSLIKESLKTITDMTPRERWIFVPLVVMTLWLGIYPRAVIDITGPSVEALVNNYAAATEDLAADPAAYRMVEATPAAEAATAEH
- the nuoN gene encoding NADH-quinone oxidoreductase subunit NuoN; this encodes MTSLDFTIIMPEILLAAYAMLALLAGAYFGKDAIARPILWATVAVLLALAFYVEVGVAPEGEAFYGMFISDAFSRFSKIVILLSAAAVVAMSADYMERRGMLRFEFPILIALSVTGMMIMVSAGDLLSLYLGLELQSLALYVVAAMRRESSRSSEAGLKYFVLGSLSSGMLLYGASLIYGFAGTTSFAGIINVVHGGTLPVGLLFGMVFVMVGLAFKVSAVPFHMWTPDVYEGSPTPVTAFFASAPKVAAMALLARVLVDAFGQVPGDWGQILAVLAVLSMFLGSIAGIRQTNIKRLMAYSSIAHMGFALMGLAAGTALGVQSMLLYMAIYAVMNVGVFAWIMSLERDGEPVTDLASLHQFANGEPVKAFAVMILLFSLAGVPPMLGFFAKLGVLNAAVDGGMTWLAVAGVIASVIGAFYYLRIVYYMYFGTDIEPVGSRMAPVSVVMLVASAAIVLLGAITTFGVDRAAGRAADALMLSEGVVVEQAAAPAAQHGG
- a CDS encoding biotin--[acetyl-CoA-carboxylase] ligase, which translates into the protein MADQHPWPEGVARHVLPRSPSTNAEALRMAPKLAGQAWIITHDQFQGRGRRGRDWAMPKGNFAGSLVLRPKGGASNAALYSFVAALALYDALGLAAGPSARLALKWPNDVLLNGGKVAGILLESTGQGGEVAALAIGIGVNLFSAPPTDPEAAFAPVSLREETGITVGAEEFLDLLAPSFSAWERRFLTEGFVPIRDAFLARAARLGETIKARTGTAEFVGRFDGIDEAGSLILSTASGRQLIPAADVFF
- a CDS encoding type III pantothenate kinase, whose translation is MLLCIDTGNTNTVFSIWDGEKFLSHWRIATDHKRTADEYYVWLQTLISLTHFELDIDRCIISSTVPRVVFNLRVLCNRYFNTRPLVVGKPDCLLPAEPRVDSGATVGPDRIVNTWAAHERLGGDVIVVDFGTATTFDVAADDGAYVGGVIAPGVNLSLEALHMGAASLPHVDVTKPARVIGTNTIACIQSGIFWGYIGLVEGIIGQIRNEQDRPMKVIATGGLAPLFEQGTDVFDSIEDDLTVHGLRLIYDYNKEAGNV